A genomic stretch from Diachasmimorpha longicaudata isolate KC_UGA_2023 chromosome 2, iyDiaLong2, whole genome shotgun sequence includes:
- the LOC135171735 gene encoding eukaryotic translation initiation factor 3 subunit D, translating to MVHAEKTENPVAKMSEEKLEEVLPPEEEEKVHFAAPAIQNNTDGWGPCELPDQFKDIPYQPFSKGDRLGKISDWTGSAFQDKKFTNKYASQFGSGSQYAYYHDEDESTFHLVDTTRVQKPPYQRGRFGKNQRNMRGRGGQRGGMNQLQQLSKLKLRERERKGQTKRWGRQQGLRNHKNQPPIKIRDASVTVRPDWVTIEEMDFPRLAKLSLPGIKDADDVLCCGSLEYYDKTYDRVNVKNEKPLQRIDRIFHTVTTTDDPVIRKLSKTEGTVFVTDAILATIMCCTRSNYSWDIVIEKIGDKLFFDKRDNTEFDLLTVNETSVEPPQDDGNSLNSPRNLALEATFINHNFSQQVLKSSENRYKFEEGNPFISEEEEGDVASVAYRYRKWDLNNGITLICRCEHDAVMQGPNGETQFLTIKALNEWDSKLANGVEWRQKLDTQRGAVLANELRNNACKLAKWTVQAILAGSDQLKFGYVSRASVRDSSKHVILGTQQYKPNEFATQINLNMDNAWGILRCIIDICLKQKDGKYLIMKDPNKPMIRLYDIPDNTFESEEEEDDDDDEPVNDAFQN from the exons ATGGTGCACGCTGAGAAAACAGAGAATCCAGTTGCCAAAATGTCCGAGGAGAAGTTGGAGGAAGTTCTGCCCCCTGAGGAGGAGGAAAAAGTGCATTTTGCTGCACCAGCCATTCAGAATAATACTGATGGCTGGGGCCCGTGTGAATTGCCGGATCAATTCAAGGATATACCGTACCAGCCGTTCTCCAAGGGAGACAGGCTCGGCAAG ATCTCGGACTGGACTGGTTCAGCGTTCCAAGATAAGAAATTTACAA ACAAATACGCGTCGCAGTTCGGTTCTGGCAGCCAATACGCGTATTACCACGATGAAGATGAATCGACCTTCCATTTGGTCGACACGACTCGTGTCCAGAAACCGCCGTATCAACGCGGTCGTTTCGGCAAGAACCAGCGCAATATGCGTGGTCGTGGAGGTCAGCGTGGAGGTATGAATCAATTACAGCAGTTGAGTAAACTCAAGCTCCGCGAGCGCGAGCGCAAGGGCCAGACAAAGAGATGGGGTCGCCAGCAGGGTCTCAGGAACCATAAAAACCAGCCGCCAATAAAAATTCGAGATGCCTCTGTCACCGTTCGTCCAGATTGGGTGACAATCGAGGAGATGGACTTCCCGCGTCTAGCAAAACTGTCCCTTCCCGGTATCAAGGACGCCGACGATGTTCTCTGCTGTGGCTCTCTCGAGTACTACGACAAAACCTATGACCGTGTAaacgtgaaaaatgaaaaaccccTGCAGCGAATTGATCGCATTTTCCATACAGTAACAACTACCGATGATCCAGTGATTCGAAAGCTTTCGAAAACCGAAGGCACTGTCTTCGTGACAGATGCCATTCTCGCCACAATCATGTGCTGCACCAGAAGCAACTATTCCTGGGACATTGTCATAGAGAAAATCGGAGACAAGCTTTTCTTCGATAAGAGGGACAATACAGAGTTCGATCTGTTGACGGTTAATGAGACGAGCGTGGAGCCACCACAGGATGATGGGAACTCGTTGAATTCCCCCAGGAACCTCGCCCTTGAGGCCACATTCATCAATCACAATTTCTCCCAGCAGGTCCTTAAATCCAGTGAGAATAGGTACAAGTTCGAGGAGGGAAATCCCTTCATCTCAGAGGAGGAAGAGGGTGACGTGGCGAGTGTTGCTTATCGCTATAGGAAGTGGGACCTCAACAATGGGATCACTCTCATTTGCAG ATGTGAGCATGACGCTGTTATGCAAGGACCCAACGGTGAGACCCAATTCCTGACGATCAAGGCTCTAAACGAATGGGACTCCAAGCTCGCTAATGGAGTCGAGTGGAGACAGAAGTTGGATACTCAACGTGGAGCTGTACTCGCCAATGAATTGAGAAATAATGCCTGTAAATTGGCCAAGTGGACGGTTCAGGCTATTCTAGCTGGATCTGATCAGCTCAAGTTCGGATACGTGTCCAGAGCTAGTGTTCGCGACTCGAGCAAACACGTCATTTTGGGAACGCAGCAGTACAAACCGAATGAATTTGCTACTCAGATTAATTTGAACATGGATAATGCATGGGGAATTCTTCGGTGCATCATTGATATCTGCCTCAAGCAGAAAGATGGGAAGTACCTTATCATGAAAGATCCCAATAAGCCCATGATTCGACTCTACGATATCCCCGATAACACCTTTGAGAGTGAAGAGGAGGAGGACGATGACGATGACGAACCTGTTAACGATGCTTTCCAAAATTGA